One part of the Arthrobacter tumbae genome encodes these proteins:
- a CDS encoding glycoside hydrolase family 130 protein, producing the protein MTPQTSSQRTLLPTVPYTLTRAGVIMTPEEGNDYEAEGVLNPASGRGPDGELYLLPRLVATGNVSRVGLAKVVIENGVPTGVERMGVVLGPDEGWERGTNNAGTEDPRTTWVPSLGKHLMTYVAYGPMGPRLAFAHSADLRTWERLGPCFFEYEASLSMDLNLFPNKDAVFFPEPVNDPDGVPSYAMLHRPMWDLGWIREGEGEHLPAGVTDNRPGIWISYVPVEEVQRDLRNLVHMGKHRLIALSEFDFEELKIGGGPAPIRVEEGWLLIHHGVAGALEKSAFDHQQKVHYTAAAMILDADDPSKVIARSSEPLLAPETEDEKSGIVPNVVFPTAIEEIDGQLFVFYGMADSKIGVARLDRTGDAA; encoded by the coding sequence ATGACTCCCCAAACTTCTTCTCAGAGAACACTCCTACCGACCGTGCCCTACACTCTGACCCGCGCCGGCGTCATCATGACTCCGGAAGAGGGCAACGACTACGAAGCCGAAGGCGTACTCAACCCGGCCAGCGGACGCGGTCCCGACGGCGAGCTGTACCTCCTGCCCCGCCTCGTTGCCACGGGGAACGTCTCCCGCGTGGGACTCGCCAAGGTGGTTATCGAGAACGGGGTTCCCACCGGCGTCGAGCGCATGGGTGTTGTCCTCGGCCCCGACGAGGGCTGGGAACGCGGCACCAACAACGCCGGCACCGAGGACCCGCGCACCACCTGGGTGCCCTCACTCGGCAAGCACCTCATGACCTATGTCGCCTACGGACCCATGGGCCCACGGCTGGCGTTCGCCCACTCGGCGGACCTGCGGACCTGGGAGCGGCTCGGCCCGTGCTTCTTCGAGTACGAGGCCTCCCTCTCGATGGACCTCAACCTTTTCCCCAACAAGGACGCCGTGTTCTTCCCCGAACCGGTGAATGATCCCGACGGCGTCCCCTCCTACGCCATGCTTCACCGGCCCATGTGGGACCTCGGCTGGATCCGTGAGGGCGAGGGCGAGCACCTGCCCGCCGGCGTGACCGACAACCGCCCGGGCATCTGGATCTCCTACGTTCCTGTCGAGGAAGTTCAGCGGGACCTCCGCAACCTCGTGCACATGGGCAAGCACCGGCTCATCGCGCTCAGTGAGTTCGACTTCGAGGAACTCAAGATCGGCGGAGGGCCCGCACCCATCCGTGTCGAAGAGGGCTGGCTGCTCATCCACCACGGTGTGGCGGGGGCGCTGGAGAAGTCGGCGTTCGATCACCAGCAGAAGGTCCACTACACGGCCGCCGCAATGATCCTCGACGCCGATGACCCGTCCAAAGTTATCGCCCGAAGCAGCGAACCGCTCCTCGCACCGGAGACCGAGGACGAGAAGTCGGGCATCGTGCCCAACGTCGTCTTCCCGACCGCGATCGAGGAGATCGACGGGCAGTTGTTCGTGTTCTACGGCATGGCGGACTCAAAGATCGGCGTCGCCCGCCTCGACCGGACAGGTGATGCAGCATGA